From the genome of Thauera chlorobenzoica:
CAGCGGGGAGTACAAGGGGGATAAAAATGCATGTCGGCTTCTCCTCCGTAATGGCCCGGGATTGGGCTGTTATTCGTTTTTTTATTTTGGCCATTAAAAAACGTGGAGGGCTGGGGCACAATAGCAATCATCCGATTACCCTTATCTCGATTCTTGATAACCGTCTGCCGTGCGTGACTTCGATCTGAACCTGCTGCGCGTGCTGCTCGCCGTCCATGACGCCGGCAGCGTCAGTGCTGCGGCGCTGGCCCTCGGCGTCAGCCAGCCCACGGTGAGCACGGCGCTCGGGCGCCTGCGGCGGATCTTCGGCGAGCCGCTGTTCATCAAGACCGCTATCGGCATGACGCCGACCGCGCGCGCCCAGGCGCTCGCGGCACGCTCGCGCGAAGTGCTGGCCAAGGTCGACACCGAGATCCTCGCCGGCGACCGCTTCGATGCGCAGCAGGTGGTGGGCGAGTTCACCTTCGCGATGTCGGACGTGGGCGAGATGGTGTTCCTGCCCCGCATCCTCGACAGCCTGCGCCATCTGGCGCCGCAGGCGACGCTGCGTTCGGTCGCGGTGACGCCGAGCGAGCTGTCGCGGGCGATGGCGGCGGGCGAGATCGATCTGGCGATCGGCTACTTTCCCGATCTCGACGCTGCCGGTTTTTACCGCCAGAAGCTGCTCGACCATCGTTTCGTCTGCCTGCTGCGGGCCGATCACCCGCTGCGTGACGAGCGCATCACCCTGCAGCAGTTTCTCGAACTCGGCCATGCCGTGGTGCGTGCCGAAGGCCGCAGCCAGGAAGTGTTCGAAAAATTCCTCGAGCGCCAGCGCATCGAGCGCCGGATCGTGCTGCGCACGCCGCACTTCATGAGCCTGCCGGTGATCGTCGGCAAATCGGACCTGATCGTGACCGTGCCGCACGCGATCGGCCATTACTTTTCGTCGATCGGTGCCAACATCCGCATGGTCGAGCCGCCGCTGCCGATCCCGTGCATCGAGCTCTACCAGCACTGGCACCGCAGCTACCATCACGATGCGCGCAACCGCTGGCTGCGCGGGCTGGTGGCGCAGCTGTTCTCGGAGGACCGCGACGAGTGGCCCTATCCTTTCGCGCGGACCGCGTCCGGCGCGGGGGCGGCCCGCACCGGCCCGGAGGCGTGAACAGGAAAGGGCGCCGCAGCGCCCCTGTGCAACGGATTCAGCCGGCGCGCCGGCGTGCTTCGCTGAGCGGCACGATGTCGGGCATCTCGAAGCGGCGGCGTTCGGGGTCGGCTTCGCGCAGCGGCTCGCACGGCTTCAGGGTGGCGAGGCTGCGCGCGGCGAGCGCGTGGTAGCACTCGGTGCCGACGATCTTCCACGCGCGCTCCTGATCGGTCAGCGGACGCAGCACCTTGGCCGGTACGCCCGCCACCAGCATGCCGGGCGGCACTTTCATCTCGGCCTTCACGAAGGCGCAGGCGGCGACGATGCTGCCTTCGCCGATTTCGGCGTAGTCCATCACCACCGCATTCATGCCGATCAGGGCGTTGCGCCCGACGCGGCAGGCGTGGAGCACCGCGGCGTGGCCGATGTGGCCGTTCTGCTCGACCACGGTATCGATTTCGGGAAAGCCGTGCAGGACGCAGGCGTCCTGCACGTTGCTTCCTTCTTCGAGCACGATGCGGCCGAAGTCACCGCGCAGCGAGGCTTGCGGGGCGACGTAACAGCCCGGCCCGACGAAGACGTCGCCGATCAGCACCGCATCCGGATGAACGAAGGCGGTGGGGTGGATGACGGGACGGACGCCGTCGATTTCGTAGCAGGGCATGGGTCGTTTTCCTCCGGGGGCGTTTTCAGGCGGGTTCAGTCGACATGGTAACGGCGTTGCACGACGCGGAACCGGTTGGCAACGAAGGCGGCGTCGGCGTAGCTCGCATTGGCGGCCGGGTTCATGCCGACACCATGATAGTCGGAGAACGCCGCGGACTGGTTCACGAACACCCCGCCGGCGAGGTTCAGCGACAGCGCCACGCCGGCGCGCAGCGTCGCTTCGGTCATGGCCTCGATCACCGCGCTGCGGGTGGAGTACAGCCCCACCGTCAGCGCGCCGCGCTCGCGCACGATGCGCTCGGACAGCTGCAGCGCGGCGTCGGCGTCGGCCGCGCGCACGACGAAGCTGATCGGGCCGAAGCGTTCCTCCATATAGGCGGCCTCGTCGGCGGCGTCGCAGGCGACGATCACCGGCGTGCGCACTTGCGCCTGGGGGAACTCGGCATGGACGAGCGCCTTCGAGGCCAGCACCACCTGGCCGAAGCCGTGGGCTTGGTCGATGCGGGCGAGGGTGGCGGGCGACTGGATCGCGCCCAGTACCGCGGTGGCGACGGTCTCGTCGGAGAGGAAGCGGGCAACCGCGGCGCCGAGGTCGGCGGCGACTTCGTCGAAGCGCTTGTGGCCCTGGTCGGTGTCGATGCCGCCGGCGGGGACGATGATCGCCTGGGTCGTCGTACACATCTGGCCGGCGTACAGCGACAGGGTGAATGCGAGATTCTTCAGCATGCCCTTGTAGTTGTCGGTGGACTCGATGACGACGTTGTTGACGCCGGCCAGTTCGGCATACACCTGAGCCTGGCGGGCATGGTCGAGCAGCCAGTTGCCGAACGCGGTGCTGCCGGTGAAGTCGATCGACTTCACCGCCGGGTGGGTGGCAAGGTGGCGGGTGGCGGCGGGGTCGTCGACCACCGCGAGCGTCACCAGGTTGGGGTCCAGGCCCTGTTCGGCGAGCACTTCGCGGGCAATGGCGACGCTGATCGCCGCCGGCAGGATGGCGTTTTCATGAGGCTTGACGATCACCGGGTTGCCGGTGGCGAGCGCGGCGAAGAGGCCCGGATAGGTGTTCCAGGTGGGGAAGGTGCCGCAGCCGATCACCAGTGCGACGCCGCGACCGACGATCTCGAAGTGCTTGCGCAGGCGCAGCGGCGGGTTCTTGCCCTGGGGCTTTTCCCACACCGCCTCGGCGGGGATGCGGCTCATCTCGTCCCACGCGGTGGCGACCGCTTCGAGGCCGCGGTCCTGGGCGTGCGCGCCGCCGGCCTGGAAGGCCATCATCCAGCCCTGGCCAGTGGTCATCATCACCGCGTGGGCGAGCTCGAAGCTGCGCCGGTTCAGGCGCTGGAGGATTTCCAGGCAGATTCCGACCCGCCCTTCGGCACCGATCTGCCGCCAGCCGGGCATCGCCGCTTCGGCGGCACGTACCAGGGCATCGGGCGCGCAGACCGGGTAGCGTACGTCGAGGGCGATGCCGTAGGGTGAGCGCTCGGTCGCGGCCCAGCCGGCCTGACCCGGCTGGTCGAGGACGAAGTCGCGGCCGAGGTGGCTTTCGAAGGCGCGCTTGCCGGCTTCGGCGGCGTCCTCGCCGTAGCTCCGCGGGCTGGGCGTTTCGGCGTAGGGGCTCCAGTAGCCGCGCGTGTGCAGGGCGGAGAGGGCAGCGTCGAGGGTCGGCTTGTGGGCTTCGAAAAGAGGGTGGCTCATGGTCGTCTCCTTGGGGTGGTCAGGCCGGCACGCACGGTGAAATAGTGTGGGCTGCACAAAAATTTTGTGCCGGCAAGGTCTCGGGGGAAAAAAGTGCTTGTCTTTTGATGTAGCTCAAGACTACTATTGATTGACCGATCGGTCAAATTTATAAACGAGGCGCTGTGGGCATCATTGCATCCCGGCCCCGCTGCATGGAGAGACAGGGAACATGAACGAGGCGATGGAGACGATTCTTTTCGAAGTCGAGGACGGGGTCGCGACCCTGACGCTGAACCGTCCGGAGCGGCTCAACAGCTTCAACGACCGCATGCACGACGAGCTGCGCCAAGCGCTGGCGCGGGTGCGTGCAGGGCGGGCCGACGGCAGCGTCCGCGTGCTCGTGCTCACCGGCGCCGGGCGCGGCTTCTGCGCCGGCCAGGACCTGTCCGACCGCAACGTCGCGCCCGGCGGCGAGGCGGTCGACCTGGGGGCGTCGGTGGAAAAGAACTACAAGCCGCTGGTGCTGGCGCTGCGCGCGCTCGAGCTGCCGGTGATCGCCGCCGTCAACGGCGTCGCCGCAGGGGCGGGGGCGAACATCGCGCTGGCCTGCGACCTGGTGTTCGCCGCGCGCTCGGCGAGCTTCATCCAGGCGTTCAGCAAGCTCGGGCTGATTCCCGACACCGGCGGCACCTGGATCCTGCCGCGCCTGCTGGGGCCGGCGCGCGCCCTGGGCCTGGCCCTGCTCGGCGAACGCCTGAGCGCGGAGCAGGCCGAGCAGTGGGGGCTGATCTGGAAGACGGTGGACGATGCCGCGTTGATGAGCACGGTGGGCGCGGTTGCGCGCCAGCTCGCGCAGGGGCCGACCTTCGGCTACGCGCAGACGAAGAAGGCGATCTGGGAGAGCTCGCTGCGCGGCCTCGAAGCCCAGCTCGACGTCGAGCGCGACCTGATGTCGGCCTGCGGGCGTTCGGAAGACTACCGCGAGGGGGTGGCCGCATTCATGGACAAGCGTGCGCCGCAGTTCAAGGGCCGCTGAACGGCCGCTTCCGCGGCTCCTGGCCGACGGGAACATGGAAGCCGATGGTCGGCGGATGTGCACATTCGGCGGGTTGCGTACCCGCATTGCAATGAAGAGGATGGGATGAACAAGACGAGCCCGACACCGCAGGCACAGGATGCCCAGGCCGTGGCCGAACAGGTCGGCCGGTCGATGTATGCGCGCGACCACGCTTCGCGCGGACTGGGAATTGAAATCGCGGCGATCGGCCCGGGCTATGCGCGCCTCACCATGACGGTCGAGGAGCGCATGCTCAACGGCCTGGGCGCGTGTCACGGCGCCTTCATCACCGCGGTGGCCGATTCCGCCTTCGCCTATGCCTGCAACGCCTGCAACGAGCAGACCGTGGCTTCGGGCATCAGTCTGGATTTCCTGCGCCCGGGGCGGCTGGGCGACGTGCTCACCGCGGAAGCGCACGAAGTGCAGGCTTCCGGGCGCACCGGGTTGTACGACATCCGCGTCACCAACCAGGCCGGTGAGCTGGTCGCGCTGTTGCGCGGCAAGTCGTACCGGAAGAAGGGGCGGCCGGTGATCGTGGCGGGCGAGGGCGGCACGCACCTATCGAATATCGATTGATCAAGCACACCAAGGAGGAGACCATGCCGATCAACCGCTACGCGCCCGCGCAGCTCGAGCCGATCGAGACGGCCAGCGCCGACGAGCTGCGCGCCTTGCAGCTCGAACGGCTGCAATGGAGCGTGCGCCACGCGTACGACAACGTGCCGCACTATCGCCAGGCCTTCGATGCCAAGGGCGTGCATCCGGACGACCTGCGCACGCTCGAGGACCTGGCGAAGTTCCCGTTCACCACCAAGCACGACCTGCGCGACAACTACCCGTTCGGGATGTTCGCGGTGCCGCTCGAGCGGGTCGCCCGCATCCATGCTTCGTCCGGCACCACCGGCAAGCCGACGGTGGTCGGGTACACGCTGAAGGACATCGATACCTGGGCCACGGTGGTGGCGCGCTCGATCCGCGCCTCGGGCGGACGCCCCGGCGACATGGTGCACGTGTCCTACGGCTACGGGCTGTTTACCGGCGGCCTGGGGGCGCACTACGGCGCGGAGAAGCTCGGCTGCACCGTGGTGCCGATGTCGGGCGGGCAGACCGAGAAGCAGATCCAGGTGATCCAGGACTTCAAGCCGAAGATCATCATGGTGACGCCGTCCTACATGCTGACCATTCTCGACGAGATGGAGGCGCAGGGCATCGATCCGAAGAGCACTTCGCTCAAGATCGGCATCTTCGGCGCCGAGCCGTGGACGCCGGCGATGCGCGAGGCGATGGAGGCGCGCTCGGGGATGGATGCGGTCGACATCTACGGCCTGTCCGAAGTGATGGGGCCGGGGGTGGCCAACGAGTGCGTCGAAACGAAGGACGGCCCGACCATCTGGGAGGACCACTTCTATCCCGAGATCATCGACCCGATGACCGGCGAGGTGCTGCCCGACGGTGCCGAGGGCGAGCTGGTGTTCACGTCGCTCTCCAAGGAAGCGATGCCGGTGATCCGCTACCGCACCCGGGACCTCACCCGCCTGCTGCCGCCTACTGCGCGCAGCATGCGGCGGATGGCCAAGATCACCGGGCGCAGCGACGACATGCTGATCATCCGCGGGGTCAACGTGTTCCCGACCCAGATCGAGGAGCTGATCTGCAAGATGCCCAAGCTGGCGCCGCACTACCTGCTCGAGGTGGACAAGAACGGCCACATGGACACCCTCACGGTCCGGGTCGAAGTGAACCCGGAAGCCCAGGTCGGACGCCACCCCGAGCACAAGGAAGCGCTTGCCAAGGAGCTCACCCACCTGATCAAGAGCCTGATCGGGGTGTCGTGCAAGGTCGCCGTCGGCGAGCCGTTCAGCATCGAGCGGGTCACCATCGGCAAGGCCCGGCGCGTCATCGACCGTCGTCCCAGAAGCTGACTCCACGAAACCGATACTGATACCGACAGCGCGGCCGGCCGAAGGCCTGCACCGCGCACCCCCCAACGAGGAGCGAAGCATGTATACCCAGTCCCTCAGCATTCCCGACAGCGATGCGCCCCAGCGCCCGCGCGCTGCCGAAAATCCCGAGTACGTCGCCCAGTTCAACGCCAGGATCGATGCCGGCGGCTTCATCGAGCCCAAGGACTGGATGCCGGAGGCCTACCGCCGGACGCTGGTCCGGCAGATCAGCCAGCACGCCCACTCCGAGATCGTCGGCATGCTCCCCGAAGGCAACTGGATCACCCGCGCCCCCAGCCTCAAGCGCAAGGCGATCCTGCTCGCCAAGGTGCAGGACGAGGGCGGCCACGGCCTGTACCTGTACGCCGCCGCCGAAACGCTCGGGGTGTCGCGTGACGAGCTCTATGAAGCCTTGCTCTCGGGCAAGGCCAAGTACAGCTCGATCTTCAACTACCCAACGCTGACCTGGGCCGACATCGGCGTGGTCGGCTGGCTGGTCGACGGCGCCGCGATCATGAACCAGATCCCGCTGTGCAAGTGCAGCTACGGCCCTTATGCGCGCGCCATGATCCGGGTGTGCAAGGAAGAATCTTTCCACCAGCGCCAGGGCTTCGATCTGCTGCTGACGATGATGAAAGGCACCGCCGAGCAACGCGAGATGGTGCAGGACGCGGTCAATCGCTGGTGGTGGCCGTCGATCATGATGTTCGGCCCGCACGATCACGACAGCGTGCACACCGAGACCGCGCGCTGGGGCATCAAGCGCATCTCCAACGACGACCTGCGGCAGAAGTTCGTCGACGCCACGGTGAAGCAGGCCGAAGTGCTCGGCGTCACCCTGCCCGATCCTGCGCTGAAGTGGAACGCCGAGCGCGGTCACCACGACTTCGGCACCATCGACTGGGACGAATTCTGGAACGTGGTC
Proteins encoded in this window:
- the paaA gene encoding 1,2-phenylacetyl-CoA epoxidase subunit PaaA codes for the protein MYTQSLSIPDSDAPQRPRAAENPEYVAQFNARIDAGGFIEPKDWMPEAYRRTLVRQISQHAHSEIVGMLPEGNWITRAPSLKRKAILLAKVQDEGGHGLYLYAAAETLGVSRDELYEALLSGKAKYSSIFNYPTLTWADIGVVGWLVDGAAIMNQIPLCKCSYGPYARAMIRVCKEESFHQRQGFDLLLTMMKGTAEQREMVQDAVNRWWWPSIMMFGPHDHDSVHTETARWGIKRISNDDLRQKFVDATVKQAEVLGVTLPDPALKWNAERGHHDFGTIDWDEFWNVVGGHGQCNVDRLAERKRAWEEGAWVREAALAYAEKQAAREQRAA
- a CDS encoding LysR family transcriptional regulator; the protein is MRDFDLNLLRVLLAVHDAGSVSAAALALGVSQPTVSTALGRLRRIFGEPLFIKTAIGMTPTARAQALAARSREVLAKVDTEILAGDRFDAQQVVGEFTFAMSDVGEMVFLPRILDSLRHLAPQATLRSVAVTPSELSRAMAAGEIDLAIGYFPDLDAAGFYRQKLLDHRFVCLLRADHPLRDERITLQQFLELGHAVVRAEGRSQEVFEKFLERQRIERRIVLRTPHFMSLPVIVGKSDLIVTVPHAIGHYFSSIGANIRMVEPPLPIPCIELYQHWHRSYHHDARNRWLRGLVAQLFSEDRDEWPYPFARTASGAGAARTGPEA
- the paaI gene encoding hydroxyphenylacetyl-CoA thioesterase PaaI; translation: MNKTSPTPQAQDAQAVAEQVGRSMYARDHASRGLGIEIAAIGPGYARLTMTVEERMLNGLGACHGAFITAVADSAFAYACNACNEQTVASGISLDFLRPGRLGDVLTAEAHEVQASGRTGLYDIRVTNQAGELVALLRGKSYRKKGRPVIVAGEGGTHLSNID
- the paaK gene encoding phenylacetate--CoA ligase PaaK, with product MPINRYAPAQLEPIETASADELRALQLERLQWSVRHAYDNVPHYRQAFDAKGVHPDDLRTLEDLAKFPFTTKHDLRDNYPFGMFAVPLERVARIHASSGTTGKPTVVGYTLKDIDTWATVVARSIRASGGRPGDMVHVSYGYGLFTGGLGAHYGAEKLGCTVVPMSGGQTEKQIQVIQDFKPKIIMVTPSYMLTILDEMEAQGIDPKSTSLKIGIFGAEPWTPAMREAMEARSGMDAVDIYGLSEVMGPGVANECVETKDGPTIWEDHFYPEIIDPMTGEVLPDGAEGELVFTSLSKEAMPVIRYRTRDLTRLLPPTARSMRRMAKITGRSDDMLIIRGVNVFPTQIEELICKMPKLAPHYLLEVDKNGHMDTLTVRVEVNPEAQVGRHPEHKEALAKELTHLIKSLIGVSCKVAVGEPFSIERVTIGKARRVIDRRPRS
- the paaY gene encoding phenylacetic acid degradation protein PaaY, which codes for MPCYEIDGVRPVIHPTAFVHPDAVLIGDVFVGPGCYVAPQASLRGDFGRIVLEEGSNVQDACVLHGFPEIDTVVEQNGHIGHAAVLHACRVGRNALIGMNAVVMDYAEIGEGSIVAACAFVKAEMKVPPGMLVAGVPAKVLRPLTDQERAWKIVGTECYHALAARSLATLKPCEPLREADPERRRFEMPDIVPLSEARRRAG
- the paaN gene encoding phenylacetic acid degradation protein PaaN, which gives rise to MSHPLFEAHKPTLDAALSALHTRGYWSPYAETPSPRSYGEDAAEAGKRAFESHLGRDFVLDQPGQAGWAATERSPYGIALDVRYPVCAPDALVRAAEAAMPGWRQIGAEGRVGICLEILQRLNRRSFELAHAVMMTTGQGWMMAFQAGGAHAQDRGLEAVATAWDEMSRIPAEAVWEKPQGKNPPLRLRKHFEIVGRGVALVIGCGTFPTWNTYPGLFAALATGNPVIVKPHENAILPAAISVAIAREVLAEQGLDPNLVTLAVVDDPAATRHLATHPAVKSIDFTGSTAFGNWLLDHARQAQVYAELAGVNNVVIESTDNYKGMLKNLAFTLSLYAGQMCTTTQAIIVPAGGIDTDQGHKRFDEVAADLGAAVARFLSDETVATAVLGAIQSPATLARIDQAHGFGQVVLASKALVHAEFPQAQVRTPVIVACDAADEAAYMEERFGPISFVVRAADADAALQLSERIVRERGALTVGLYSTRSAVIEAMTEATLRAGVALSLNLAGGVFVNQSAAFSDYHGVGMNPAANASYADAAFVANRFRVVQRRYHVD
- the paaG gene encoding 2-(1,2-epoxy-1,2-dihydrophenyl)acetyl-CoA isomerase PaaG, with translation MNEAMETILFEVEDGVATLTLNRPERLNSFNDRMHDELRQALARVRAGRADGSVRVLVLTGAGRGFCAGQDLSDRNVAPGGEAVDLGASVEKNYKPLVLALRALELPVIAAVNGVAAGAGANIALACDLVFAARSASFIQAFSKLGLIPDTGGTWILPRLLGPARALGLALLGERLSAEQAEQWGLIWKTVDDAALMSTVGAVARQLAQGPTFGYAQTKKAIWESSLRGLEAQLDVERDLMSACGRSEDYREGVAAFMDKRAPQFKGR